One window of Mesoplodon densirostris isolate mMesDen1 chromosome 15, mMesDen1 primary haplotype, whole genome shotgun sequence genomic DNA carries:
- the RTL10 gene encoding protein Bop, with the protein MPRGRRQGPRNPIRAAANYANAHPWQEDGTTPGVAYTPLVDPWIERPCCGDPVCVRTTMEQKSSASGAVGGKPAERGPPAMRMGPRPLRVDFHWVPGSDPGTFDGSPWLLDRFLAQLGDYMSFRFEHYRDNLSRVCEILGRLTGRARAWAAPYLDGDLPLPDNYELFCQDLEEVIQNPNSFAEYHAAGPCSLPLAFSQPPVAPQLPMVRQYLARFSEALALNMGTPPRSVPAALATPTVSSSNSASRNALSEQLLAMESSPGPAEPPALSSSAGSTGPGPVGPSSSEPGEAAPKPVPAVAESAEPPAQQPGPTNPGGPGPQKTKEEVSETEAGQEASLGTPQGAVDTPATPGEPPFCPTPQPTALDSEHSLGRCGSAPLS; encoded by the coding sequence ATGCCTCGTGGCCGGCGCCAGGGCCCTCGCAATCCCATCCGGGCGGCAGCCAACTACGCCAATGCACACCCCTGGCAGGAGGACGGGACCACTCCTGGGGTTGCGTACACCCCTCTAGTGGATCCCTGGATTGAGCGGCCCTGCTGTGGGGAccctgtgtgtgtgcgcacgaCCATGGAGCAGAAGAGCTCGGCGAGTGGTGCTGTGGGCGGTAAGCCCGCAGAGAGGGGCCCCCCGGCAATGCGCATGGGCCCGCGGCCCCTCAGGGTGGACTTCCACTGGGTGCCCGGCTCGGACCCAGGCACCTTCGATGGCTCCCCTTGGCTGCTGGACCGCTTTCTGGCCCAGCTGGGCGATTACATGTCCTTCCGCTTTGAGCACTACCGGGACAACCTCAGCCGCGTCTGCGAGATCCTCGGGCGCCTGACGGGCCGAGCCCGGGCGTGGGCAGCCCCCTACCTCGATGGGGACCTGCCCCTGCCTGACAACTATGAGCTTTTTTGCCAGGATCTTGAGGAAGTTATTCAAAACCCAAACAGCTTTGCTGAGTACCACGCTGCAGGGCCCTGTTCTTTGCCTCTGGCCTTCAGCCAGCCACCAGTGGCCCCACAGCTGCCTATGGTGAGACAGTACTTAGCTAGGTTCTCAGAGGCCTTGGCCCTCAACATGGGCACTCCCCCCAGGTCTGTCCCCGCTGCTCTGGCCACCCCCACTGTTTCTAGTTCCAATTCCGCATCTAGAAATGCTCTATCTGAGCAGCTGCTAGCCATGGAGAGCAGCCCTGGGCCTGCGGAGCCTCCTGCCTTGTCCAGCTCTGCAGGCAGCACTGGTCCTGGTCCCGTGGGGCCATCTTCCTCCGAGCCAGGGGAGGCGGCCCCCAAACCTGTCCCTGCAGTTGCAGAATCTGCTGAACCCCCTGCCCAGCAACCAGGTCCCACTAACCCAGGGGGTCCAGGACCCCAGAAAACAAAGGAGGAGGTTTCTGAGACAGAGGCAGGCCAGGAGGCATCCTTAGGTACCCCACAGGGGGCAGTGGACACTCCAGCGACCCCAGGAGAGCCACCATTCTGTCCCACGCCCCAACCCACAGCACTGGATTCCGAACACAGCCTGGGCAGGTGTGGCAGTGCCCCCTTGTCATGA